In the Arachis stenosperma cultivar V10309 chromosome 8, arast.V10309.gnm1.PFL2, whole genome shotgun sequence genome, GTCCAATTGATTGAGAATCTTCTGTTTGATAACTGTTGAGAAAAGTTTGATGAGATGAGATGTTGAGAAAGAGGGAGCACATAAGGGTGGCTAAACTCGAGTTTTAGGCGaagtgctgccgaaatttttataaaatttaggattttatttgaaattctattttaaaatatttggtttTAGAAAGTTAAATTATTTGAGACTTATTTAGTTGGAaaaatatttattctattttaaatttgatttattaagaaaaatataatgtTTTAAATTCTATCTTTTGAGAAGGGAGTTTGTTTTAAGTAATAATTTAAGTTCGATTTATTAAGGAAATGAATTTTTATTAAACGATAAAGAAGTTTGGCTGTCTAGAAACTTGAGGCAATGATAAGTGAATAATAAATAAGGTGGTGCGGAGGTATGTATAGTTAAGCGGTGATGCGGAGGTACATTTAATAATATGAGGATGCGGAAGTATGAGTATGTAATTGTGACGTGGAGgtaaaatgaaaagaaatgaaaagtcatgagtgaaataaataattgaaatAGATTATGATTCATGAAAATGAAATGTGAATGGGCCTTGTGTCAAATTGCTAATGCGAAAGGGCCCGCCTAACTAATAACCTGAGATTGCTAATGCGGAAATATTTGCCTAACTAATAGCACTGTTTCTTACTGCGATACACATTAACATATTATTATGATGATGCCTAACTGACACGGGTAACCGTGATGCCAAGGTGTCTAACTGACACAATAAATAAACCATATTCGGGGTTTGCCCCGAGTAACGTCGGGTTGTGGGTAGACAACCGACGCATGAGCTCGTGACCTGCGTTAggaacaggcatgcatcatattgTTTGTATATTTGCATTTGGTTGTGTTTAGCTTATTGTATTTTCTCTGTAATTGTGTTGTTTGGTTGTGTCGTTTGCCTTGGTAACTTGCTTGTGTACTTAATTGGTTATTTTGTTATGCTGCAAGCTTAGTAATGTGATTTAAAAAAGGGGACTTAAAGGCTGTTAAGTAAGGCTTAGGAGTATGAGGCCGCGGACGAATAGTTGGAAGTGTCTAAAAGTTAAATTTGTTTTCATAGAGTTCCCTCGCCTTTAATGATTAGGATTTTATTTTACCCAGAGGGATAGGTAATGTATTAATGTTTTATATTGAATATATTTGTATGGCatttattattagtaataaCTATGTGATTAATATTACTTGGTGATCTTTAATacatgattttaattaataaaaacaaaatgttcacgcattttcttaaaaattaaaatgcgACATCAAACTAAAGGCTCCATATTAAATAGTTAATAAGGAAAATGAGTTAGTAACGCTTTACTTTTGATACGATCATAACGTACTAAAAGTTTGGGTGTTACAAATGGAatattatccattatataaaattaaattcaaaacagctttctgcataatgaaccgaaGACGTTATTGAGTTGAATCAActgtatagtactaaatgaacggaacattatccattatataaattcaaattcaaaacacctGTGTCtatattatcaattcaattcaattcagaatACCTGCGTACattcaattaatttaatttagcaaTTGTATTCCATTCATGTCGATTcaaaaaatctaaaagagtGCTTGGATGGACTTTGAGAGAAATAAATTTATGAATCTAATACAAAAGACTGGGCCTTTAATATTCAATTTGGAGATGTTAAAGAATTTTACTTATTGGGAAGTTTGGAAAAGAATAGCAACACAATAAAATTCAATGAGAATAACGTGGCGCAACTCATAGAAACTAATTATTTTGATGCGCTTGCTCCTTGTGTGCATATAACAGAGATTATTTGCAATAAACTAATGGATCACTTGTAATGGAGACTTAGGagaaaagatatatatttgcaataaacagctttttGCATAATGAACTGAACACGTCATTATGGTGAAataattgtatagtactaaatgaatggaacattatctattatataaaatcaaatttaaacagctttctgcataatgaaATGAACACGTTATCATGGTGATAAAataattgtatagtactaaatgaacgaaatattatccattatataaaatcaaattcaaacagcttTCTGCAGAATGAACCGAACACGTTATTATGgtaaaacaattgtatagtactaaatgaacgaaacattatccattatataaattcaaaaacaCTTGTGTCTACAATTGAgagattatcaattcaattaagaacatatgcgtacattcaattcaattcaatttaacaattgcattccattcaattcgattaaaaaaaatccaaacttCGTCCGCTTGATTCGTTTCAGAAGAATAATCTAAAACGTTCTCATCAACTAATTTGAAgttgaatcattcattgttttgatagAATGttgaaatctaaaaataaagaAGATAAATCCACAAAATCGAAAAAGAAAACGAAgaataataagaagaagaaggatgagcagcaaagaagaacaacaaacaaaagaaaagaaaaaagaagaagaatgacgAGCAGCAAAAATTGCAGATCCAAAAATTACAATGTAAATCATTAACGttgaaaaaaagaagaggaagaagaatgttTACGTATAGAGGTGGAGTATTAttgtaaattttattaatttatacgtataaattctaataaatataaatgtaaattgtgttaaatttatatataaattttaataaatataagtataaattatatattttatatttataaatatttttaaatatgaCTGTAAATTATTAGAAGTTAATACTatcttaaaataataatatttaatgtACATAAAATATTATTGGTTAAAAAATCATTCTTTTAAAACTCGTTCGACTTATAACTTAGAACGTTCACTCAAAAGTATTTAAAAGAGAATGTTAGAACcaaaaattaaaacagaaaTTCCATAATCGTTAatatcaaacaagaacacaGAATTTTACGAAAATCTGTCCTATCCAATACTGAAATCTAGTTATAACAATCATTAACGGAATATATATAAACTTATTAGCCGACataattattcatattttacaaaaaaaataataataataaataatttttaattaatcaattttaaactattataattaataattaataattttatattttaaaaaaaataaattttaaataattattaacaattaattactataaaataccatttaaaaatatttattaatttattattaactaaatttttgttgattatCTAGCCAAGTTGTTTACAAAAAGTTTATATTAAACAACCACACACCTAtttatttaaagtttaaacTTCTCGATTGTTTGTCTAAATTTCATCAATTCAGCAATAATACCCCACACGCACCCAACCAATCATGTATTCCGACTCATTTGCATTCTTTCACAGATGGATCGACTTTAAACTTGGACGGAGATTTCATATAACATGTATATAGTCTAATccactaattaattaattaattaattataataataataataataatatataaaattattaattaaaattattaaataatttgatatgtTTAACTAAATGATTATGTAacgattttaatttttcgtCATGTGCTTGTTGCTGAAGCATCCGTAATAAAAGTACAGAACATTATGTCCTCCGAAACAAGTTTGGGGATATTCTTTGCTTCATTTTTGTTGAGAACAATGCAAGCAtacaaagagagaagaaaagaacCAATCATTTATGAACATAATAAAAGGTTGTTTCTTGACgatgatatataattttataactGGCGCATATATATGCACATACACACATGTATAAATTAAGCTGTTAATCATTTCCCAATTCTCTTGCAAAATGTTGGAACTACCATTACTCAAAATGTCATTTCGTTTTACCAAATTCGATTTGAGGCATCTTCGTTACTTTGCTGAGAACCTGCACCCGGAGCTACTAGGTGGTGCGGTTGCTCTTGTCGCCGTTGGCCTCACCGCTGCTTATTTTTATCATCGGTTAACCAAAGTTCCCAAAAGTATGTTACTATTTCAtctagattttatttttactgtTAAGTCTTTAATTTAAACaagtttctttctttttattaaaattgataTTAGACAAATCCATCTCAATCCGAAAAAATtacttataatttataaattatctaaaaattttatatttaaaagttatgAGCTTAGGAATAATTATTTAGaacataaatatttataaataaatagtCCAATAATATTAAATCGGATATACTCTGCTACTATAttagaatttaaattaaataaatttaattcaacCTAAAAAATTAGCTCATAGGTGAGAAATCCTGCGAATTTATAAATTATCTAAAAATCTTATCAATTTATAATACTTTTAGCTAACAACAAAGTTGGTGAtttatttcattcattttttaaagattttttcttttctgaacATAGAAAATTAAATCTATGGAAAACCCTCAACACCTAACTATATTTCTCTTGCGCCTCTTtcagattattattatttaaaaataatacaataatacTTCCaattgttcaaaaatttgagtaaaGTGAGAGTTCTATATTTGCATTTGTTTTCTTCTAGAATGCCTGGACCCCAACAACTTCAAAGAATTTGAACTTATAAAGAAGACCCAACTCAGCCACAACGCAGCAAGATTCAAATTCGCCCTTCCAACTCCTACATCGGTGTTGGGCCTTCCAGTCGGAAAAAATATTCTTGCCAGGTTTGTATAGCAATATCAATGTCACTCATCTTGCTTTAGCTTCATATTTTAGTTAACTTGTTCCAGGAACTTTTGCATACCTATCAAATGTTTtcttcaatttatttttgttagatGTACGTTAAAATCAACAATTTAAATTAGTCACTAAATATTGACAATATACTTAATaggttttcaaaaaatttcacTTCAAAACGTTTTCGTtcacaataaaattttattacattAGAATCactgaattttataaaaataggaCATATAAGTCTCTATTTTAGTCaaatctattatttttatttaaataaatagatCATAAAAGTGTGAAAAACGatttatatattttacttttataaaattaaagaacCTCTacgtaataatttttttttaaatgaaaacaTCCGACacaattttttaagaatttatttaattatatactcgtagatgtataaataatatttttgtaataattaataattactaTGAAAGAGATAGAGTAGTAGTATACTtgatgtttttgtttttttttttgtttttttcctcTTTAAGTTAACTACATGTTAGTCACGAAAGTATTGGCGGTTATTTAACATGATTCTAAGATATTATATACACATACTCGGCACAGGATTCGGTGGTCCAGGAACTTTTGGACTACTTAGTGGTCCAagtagaaaacatgtttttagagtttttttttattaattgctACGTAGTttttgaactaattttaattacaaatcaaccccatatcttttatttaattataaaaataattttttattttataaattattattttatcaattatctattatatttattaacaatcaaatacaaaaataacaatcaattatatcctccattcatcctaataattccaattgattaaaaaatgcgtccatggcttccaaatcatgtttccttgaaattcaatcgattggtttttcaaaacaatcgattgaatgataactcaatcgattggtttacactatatcacaaaacaatcgattgaaagttgtaaggtaaaatggtaaaaagcttataccaatcgattgtttatactttccaatcgaataaatgcctcaaaacaatcgattgttgttgttactcaatcgattgaattcacgaaaacaacatagatttgccaaatacaattgattggaaagtgatgacattgaagttttagccaaattcaatcgattggtaatataatccaatcgattggaagGTGATGAAGTTGAATGTTTTGCCAATTTCAATCGATTAGTAATGgtacataaaattaatttatagattggtaatttataaaattaattttgccGATCAATAGTACCTTTTGCTTTTATTCAAGTAAGGcagaataaaaaatacaaaaagtaTATGATATTGACAAGGTAGCAGCGTATCAAGTAGTAAGTatgcttaatttatttatttgtgttaTGCACAAATTTAGTTTCGTTAAAATATTAGTAACCAGTGCTCTAATTTTTGTAAATATGTTTTGGGATAAGTGTTTGCAATTAGTTAAATGTTAGAATATAttgagtaaatttttttaatatatttagagTTAATATAAAATTGAGGGTAAAAAACGCATTTAAGCCAAGGAGAGAAGTTTATTACGCATATAAGCCAAACAAAAATTTGATACAAGAATTCACTAAAGCACACTTTAATGTAATTCGAAACAACTTTATTCGAATTACATTTCttaataattcgaatcaatacaGCTCCAATTATTCCCAACCATTGCATacaagtaattcgaatcaacttagAACGAATTATAAAAGCATAATTCGAATTGTATCAATTCGAATTAGTAGGACCACGTGAGTAGGAGGAAGTTCGAATCaaattgattcgaattactcacATTTCGAATCAAATGGTAATTCGAATTACACATTGTACAATAAAATACTagaaaaaatactatataatataaaaaaatatactaaaagatGTATAAAACAAGATTATagtaaattaattttagtaaattaattttagtataaaattattaaatataaattaattttaactccTATTAGTacattgaattaaaaataacatataaaaatgtacttgtatttattaaattttaataacatataaaaatttaatgactttttaaatattttttttataataggagtacatttttatatactttaaatactttatataaaaatgtacTTGTATTTATCATACAAAAATAAAGTGTTGTGCCAATATAATaacattataatattttaaatcaatttttttctaggattttagaTTAAAAGCAGCacatgaaaaaatattattggtattttaaagctaacttaattaaaaaagatagaactatattttttaagattttatgtACATAattaggctaatttttttttaatattgatcAAAGATGTGTGTTATACTATGTTATTTGGTTTTAGGTAAGTTTTACtctactataattttttttttacttttcagaagacataaatctaaaaaattttataaattaatttaaaagaaaatatcattgacgttttataaattttatgtaccattaccaatcgattgaaattggcaaaacattcaacttcatcaccttccaatcgattggattacattaccaatcgattgaatttggctaaaacttcaatgtcatcactttccaatcgattgtatttggcaaatccatgttgttttcgtgaattcaatcgattgagtaacaacaacaatcgattgttttgaggcattcattcgattgaaaagtataaacaatcgattggtataagctttttaccattctaccttacaactttcaatcgattgttttgtgatatagtgtaaatcaatcgattgagttatcattcaatcgattgttttgaaaaaccaatcgattgaatttcaaggAAACACGATTTGGAAGCCATGGACGAACGTAACGAGatcaaagttaattttttaatcaattagaattattaggatgaatggaggatataattgattgttatttttgtatttgattgttaataaatataatagataattgataaaataataatttataaaataaaaaactatttttataattaaataaaatatatggggttgatttgtaattaaaattaattctagGACTACGTagcaattaataaaaaaactctaaaaacatgttttctactTAGACCACTAAATAGTCTAAAGGTTCCTGGACCACCGAATCCTGTGTCCACATATTCAATGTTAAAACCCAGGGGAAGAGATAGCAGCGGAGCGGAGGTTATGAAATCATACACTCCAATCACGTTGGATTCGGATGTTGGCTACTTTGAATTAGTTGTTAAGGTAAGATTTCTGTGGACTAATTATTCAATCGATTTTTCTATAACTATAAACTCAAATTAGCAACTCTTCTCTCATAAACTCATTACATGATATCTCGTACGGACAGACAGTGTAATGAATGAAAAGGGTGTTAAATTTTAAGGGTGTGTTtggtttatatttttattttttatttttatttttagtattttttatttttagattttgtgaaagaaaaaatgaaaataagaggtaaaaatagaaaatagaattttattgattttactgtttttattttttttcataaaatttaaaaaacaaaaaatactaaaaataaaaacgtAAACTAAACGCATCCTAAAATATTCTCTCACATTAATTgtctttattaaaataatttttcaaattctaattgtattaattatttttttaaaattaataaaaatatattatattaatccCTCCCCATCTTTTTATTAAGTGACTTATTTTAGGGTTACAAATTAATATAGTACATTTTCCTAATTTTAAAGACATAACTAatacaattaaaatttaatttaataattattttaataaatacagtTAATCTAAGAGTCCACTTTAAAagttaactaagtgaaaacaAACACTAGGAGCATTGATAAATTGTTGGAAGTTATTTGGAAGAGTTGCAGAAATTAAATGGTTCTTTTGTTATGCAAAAGGATATATGTGCAAGGATCCTTCTTTTTCAACTTGATACGTTTTTACGAACTTTGCTTGCTTGTGTTATTTATTAATAAAGATGACCATGAAATCCAAGCAGATGTACCCAAATGGAAAGATGTCCCACCATTTTAGACAAATGAAAGTTGGAGACAAGTTGGCTGTGAAGGGCCCCAAGGTACTATATATTCAATTCCCTtatccaaaattcaaatttatggAAATAATGCACAATTTATTtcaaaactatatatatatgactTATATACAGTTTGTTCTCTAAACTCTTAACATCTAATTTGAGTCTCTAACATTATCAAATAATAAATAGTgctaaaaaaaatcttttgttAAATTCTTGTTCCAAACTTATATATttacaaagaaacaaaaattcTGTCTCAATAATAAAACGCGTTAAATAAggtaattttctaaaaaatatatatatagtaaaaaaaataatttttagttaatcaacattagtcaatttttttaattataaaattttttatttttataaaaaattaagatttataatctataatttaagatttataattaaatttttttattttatgatctataatttaaaataaataaaataattttaaaggtAAATTCCATTCTATCCAAAATTTATatatgaaaaacagaaaaagaaattgTTGAGCCTAAAAAAGAACCTATGAATACGAATAGTGAGTTTAGTAATAAGCATTAAGCCAATTTGAAGTCTCAACAGCATATAAAATCACTTTCGATTTTGGATGaacatataatataaataattttcaatataattaaaaatggAGGTGAAGTTTATTAATTAATGGACATAACCACGAGCATGTAGGGGCGCTTCAGTTACAAGCCTGGTCAAGTTCGGGCATTTGGAATGATTGCTGGAGGTACAGGCATCACCCCAATGTTTCAGGTAcatacattattttttttatgaaaattgaaATATGCACTACTTTTGCATATatctctttcatttttatttagtattaaacgtgattgataaaaaaaataagataagacaaaaggtttatcttttatattattttaaaagaatttataaaGATACATATAAAAAATGGTGCAAacattaactttttttttattttttatgagtGAGAGGtactagaaaaattaaaagtctaactattaaaattaaaattaaaattaagtatgccaaattcaatttaaaaaattagcttataagataaaaaaaattttacgcTTAAGATTTTGATATtatattagaattaaaattgaataaacacaactcaattttaaaaattaatttataggataaaaaatatctcacatatatatactaaaaatatattgatcttatctttaaaaaatGTGGGATTCGTTATATAGATATTTATAGAGATTCTAGACAGTTTAATATGTTcaattactattattaattaaaagGCCTTTTTATTAACTTTGTTTTGTCTTAGATCACAAGGGCCATTCTAGAAAACCCCAAGGATAAAACAAAGATTTCCCTTTTATATGCCAATGTGACGGTGGACGATATTCTCTTAAAGGTACTGGTTAATACATCTTTCCTTAATTACTGTGTGTGTTTAACATATCTTTAGAAAAGAATGATTATGTTTCCATTTATATTGGTTAATTAACATATATCAACTTACAgaaatatttgataataataaaaaaaattaacatttattttatttaatatttattaattattataataattaatattacataatatattaaaattatatcaaaatcaattattatatatatttatatataaaaatatatatatttatattttatattttaac is a window encoding:
- the LOC130946750 gene encoding NADH--cytochrome b5 reductase 1-like, translating into MLELPLLKMSFRFTKFDLRHLRYFAENLHPELLGGAVALVAVGLTAAYFYHRLTKVPKKCLDPNNFKEFELIKKTQLSHNAARFKFALPTPTSVLGLPVGKNILARGRDSSGAEVMKSYTPITLDSDVGYFELVVKMYPNGKMSHHFRQMKVGDKLAVKGPKGRFSYKPGQVRAFGMIAGGTGITPMFQITRAILENPKDKTKISLLYANVTVDDILLKEELDNFASKYPSQFKVYYVLNKPPNEWNGGVGYITKDMIQTHCPAPARDIQILMCGPQPMNNTMTSYLNELGYTSKMQFVF